From the genome of Halostella limicola, one region includes:
- a CDS encoding potassium channel family protein translates to MDIIPFAVGVLLLASVVIDLLWTTLWVEGGAGPLTSLLMVSVWRTLRRFGGVESRAHTLSGPIILTVSLTTWIILLWGGWTFIFASGESSIIDTVNQDPLSWSDWVYFSGYTIFTLGIGDLVPREGFWQIMTTLATASGMLFITLSVTYLLNVLSAVTQKRSFASGVNGLGEHGTEILLTSWNGEEFEGLELPLNTFTSQLNMLTSNHKAYPILHYFHSKHPGQSPIVSVAIFDETLSLLQFGFSKRSHPSNAILKNARSSVDSYLETLQNSFVEPADRSPPPPDLDAFRENELPTVSDEEFTTALEAMDKRRRALLGLVESDKREWPSQDDE, encoded by the coding sequence ATGGATATAATACCTTTTGCAGTCGGTGTACTCCTCCTCGCCAGTGTCGTTATTGATCTCCTCTGGACAACGCTCTGGGTTGAGGGAGGCGCCGGACCCCTGACCTCGCTGTTGATGGTGTCGGTGTGGCGAACGCTACGACGGTTCGGAGGGGTAGAGTCACGAGCCCATACCCTCTCAGGTCCGATAATTCTCACTGTTAGCCTAACGACGTGGATTATACTACTTTGGGGAGGGTGGACGTTTATCTTTGCGAGTGGGGAGAGTTCTATCATCGATACCGTGAACCAAGATCCTCTGTCTTGGTCAGACTGGGTGTATTTCTCTGGATACACGATCTTCACATTGGGGATCGGAGATCTCGTCCCGCGAGAGGGTTTCTGGCAAATTATGACAACTCTCGCGACGGCGAGCGGGATGCTCTTTATCACACTCAGTGTTACATATCTCCTCAATGTCCTGAGTGCAGTCACGCAGAAACGGTCTTTCGCCAGTGGTGTGAACGGGCTCGGTGAACACGGTACTGAAATTCTTCTCACGAGTTGGAACGGCGAGGAGTTCGAGGGACTTGAGTTACCTCTGAACACCTTTACTAGCCAACTGAACATGCTTACGTCGAATCACAAGGCGTATCCAATCCTCCATTACTTCCACAGCAAACATCCCGGCCAGTCACCAATTGTGAGCGTTGCCATCTTCGACGAGACATTGTCGCTTCTCCAGTTTGGGTTCTCCAAACGCTCTCATCCGAGTAACGCTATTCTTAAAAACGCCCGGTCGAGCGTCGATAGCTATCTAGAAACGCTCCAGAATTCTTTCGTCGAGCCCGCTGATCGCTCCCCACCGCCACCCGACCTCGATGCGTTTCGAGAAAACGAACTTCCGACTGTCTCTGACGAGGAGTTTACCACCGCTCTTGAAGCCATGGACAAGCGGCGGCGTGCACTGCTCGGTCTCGTCGAATCTGACAAACGAGAATGGCCCTCACAGGACGATGAGTAA